From one Nodosilinea sp. FACHB-141 genomic stretch:
- a CDS encoding MltA domain-containing protein codes for MATVACLVGQSGGLFALAAERGEAQDLFVSDLPADAQPSAAPPLTPLMGDRESRLWADLVLPADRQALIQAINHSFTYLATPKAAADYQAYPVPGITRDRVWRSLQRLRQLVATSPSNQAFQIALRRQFVVYESVGADGRGTVAYTGYFEPQYRASAVPTAEYRYPLYRRPPTLDTWPQPHPTRLELEGVDGLAGGQGALAGLELVWLANRLEAFLVQVQGSAKLQLTDGQVMSVGYAGRTEYPYTSIGRALVDDGKIDPNDLSLPNLLAYFEAHPEDLNHYLPQNERFIFFREGSDGPPSGSLSVPVTAGYSIATDKSLMPPGAIAAIQLSLPQQTPQGDWVSQPTTRLVLDQDTGGAIQGPGRVDLYVGSGSQAGELAGRINTSGRLYYLLLRP; via the coding sequence GTGGCAACGGTAGCCTGTCTGGTTGGGCAAAGCGGTGGACTGTTCGCGCTGGCGGCTGAAAGAGGTGAAGCTCAGGATCTCTTCGTTTCAGATCTTCCCGCTGATGCTCAGCCCTCAGCAGCTCCACCCCTGACGCCATTGATGGGGGATAGGGAGAGCCGTCTATGGGCTGACCTTGTGCTGCCTGCTGACCGCCAAGCGTTGATACAGGCAATCAACCATAGCTTTACTTACTTAGCTACACCGAAGGCGGCAGCAGATTATCAGGCTTATCCAGTACCGGGCATTACGCGCGATCGCGTGTGGCGCAGTCTGCAACGTTTGCGGCAGCTAGTCGCTACCAGCCCCAGCAATCAGGCTTTTCAGATTGCTCTAAGGCGACAATTTGTTGTTTATGAATCGGTTGGAGCCGATGGCAGGGGCACCGTTGCCTACACGGGCTACTTTGAGCCGCAGTATCGAGCCAGCGCGGTTCCTACTGCTGAATACCGTTATCCCCTCTACCGTCGCCCTCCTACCCTAGATACTTGGCCTCAGCCTCACCCAACCCGCCTAGAGCTGGAGGGCGTGGATGGCTTGGCGGGCGGGCAGGGTGCCCTCGCTGGTTTAGAACTTGTGTGGTTGGCCAATCGCCTGGAGGCGTTTCTGGTACAGGTGCAGGGTTCGGCTAAGCTGCAACTCACCGATGGTCAGGTGATGTCGGTGGGCTACGCGGGTCGTACTGAATATCCCTACACCAGCATTGGCCGTGCCCTGGTCGACGATGGCAAAATCGACCCAAACGATCTGTCACTGCCCAATCTGCTAGCCTACTTCGAAGCTCATCCCGAAGACCTGAACCACTACTTACCTCAAAACGAACGGTTTATCTTCTTTCGTGAAGGCAGTGATGGGCCACCTTCGGGTAGCTTAAGTGTGCCGGTAACCGCTGGCTACTCGATCGCCACCGATAAATCACTGATGCCACCAGGGGCGATCGCGGCGATTCAGCTGTCGTTACCTCAACAAACACCTCAGGGCGATTGGGTTAGCCAACCTACTACCCGCTTAGTACTCGACCAAGATACAGGCGGCGCTATTCAAGGCCCTGGACGAGTCGATTTGTATGTAGGATCGGGTAGCCAAGCTGGGGAGCTAGCTGGACGTATCAACACATCAGGGCGCCTATATTACCTGCTGCTACGTCCCTAA
- a CDS encoding sodium:proton antiporter, producing MDTSFALTLQIVLTVLAGVTAQVIGEIARVPSIIFLLLFGIGLGPDGFGLLHPQDLGIGLEVIVALSVALILFEGGLSLELSELGQVSNSLRNLVTIGIFVTLIGGGMAAHWLGEFPWSLAFLYASLIVVTGPTVIGPLLRQVAVDRKVATLLEGEGVLIDPIGAILAVVVLDIILNGDADPTTVVSGLILRLSIGTLIGVVGGGLIGLLLKQASFLGEDLRNLVVLAGLWGLFGLAQGIRSEAGLMAAVVAGMVVRWLSVPDERLLRRFKGQLTVLAVSVLFILLAADLSIASVFALGRGAVLTVLVLMVVVRPANIWLCTQSSDLNWRQKLFLGWVAPRGIVSASVASLFAILLTERGISGGEAIKALVFLTIIMTVMMQGLTARFVASWLGITKAAAVGAVIVGCNPLSLLIARLMREYGDPVVMIDTNDAACDAAEKEGIELLISSALDRDVLERAGLDKAGTFLAMTKNGEVNAVVAQRALEEFQPARVVAVVPQEKSGGELPNQGQLKGAQTPRLSLKQWNTYLNDGEVRLGETWLRQENSELQQAHLATLVYNSAMVPLLVERDDALRVALGQDRWEVGDRLIYLWHDSKPKLLKRLAGGIQPSRLTLETLPVVEAVPSAPKDSPAETAIAATLISEGPVASDSR from the coding sequence ATGGATACTTCCTTTGCCCTCACCCTACAGATTGTACTCACGGTGCTGGCCGGAGTTACTGCGCAAGTCATCGGGGAGATAGCCAGGGTTCCCAGCATTATTTTTTTGCTGCTCTTTGGCATTGGCTTGGGTCCGGATGGCTTTGGATTACTCCATCCTCAAGACTTAGGCATTGGGCTAGAGGTAATTGTGGCCCTCAGTGTGGCGCTCATTCTCTTTGAGGGAGGATTAAGCCTAGAGTTGAGTGAACTAGGTCAGGTGTCGAACAGTCTGCGCAACCTGGTTACTATTGGCATCTTTGTCACGCTGATTGGCGGCGGTATGGCAGCCCACTGGCTGGGGGAGTTTCCCTGGTCGCTGGCATTTCTTTACGCTTCGCTGATCGTGGTGACTGGCCCTACCGTAATTGGGCCTCTGCTGCGCCAGGTGGCGGTCGATCGCAAGGTGGCAACCCTGTTAGAGGGTGAAGGCGTGCTGATTGATCCCATTGGGGCCATCCTGGCGGTGGTGGTGCTCGATATTATTCTCAATGGAGATGCTGACCCCACTACGGTCGTCAGCGGCTTGATTTTGCGGTTGAGCATTGGCACGCTGATTGGCGTAGTCGGCGGTGGCCTGATTGGTCTTTTGCTAAAGCAGGCCAGCTTTTTAGGAGAAGATCTGCGCAACCTCGTGGTGCTGGCAGGACTGTGGGGGCTGTTTGGGCTGGCCCAGGGCATTCGTAGCGAGGCGGGGCTGATGGCTGCCGTAGTAGCGGGCATGGTGGTGCGCTGGCTGTCGGTGCCCGACGAGCGGCTGCTGCGTCGGTTTAAGGGGCAGCTGACGGTGCTGGCGGTGTCGGTACTGTTTATTTTACTGGCGGCAGACCTGTCAATTGCCAGTGTGTTTGCCCTAGGCCGAGGAGCGGTCTTGACGGTGCTAGTGCTGATGGTGGTGGTGCGCCCGGCGAATATCTGGTTGTGTACCCAGTCCAGCGATTTAAACTGGCGCCAAAAGCTATTTTTGGGCTGGGTTGCCCCTCGCGGCATTGTGTCGGCTTCGGTGGCCTCTCTATTTGCTATTTTGCTGACTGAGCGGGGTATTAGCGGGGGAGAGGCGATCAAGGCCCTGGTGTTTCTCACCATTATTATGACGGTGATGATGCAGGGGCTCACGGCGCGATTTGTGGCTAGCTGGCTCGGCATTACCAAGGCTGCTGCGGTGGGGGCCGTAATTGTTGGGTGCAACCCCCTCAGTTTGCTGATAGCTCGTTTAATGAGGGAATACGGCGACCCGGTAGTCATGATTGACACCAATGACGCCGCCTGCGATGCCGCCGAGAAGGAAGGCATCGAGCTTTTGATTAGCAGCGCCCTCGATCGCGACGTCTTGGAGCGGGCGGGTCTAGATAAAGCAGGCACCTTTTTGGCTATGACCAAAAACGGCGAAGTCAATGCTGTGGTAGCGCAGCGGGCGCTGGAGGAGTTTCAGCCAGCACGGGTAGTAGCGGTGGTGCCTCAGGAGAAGAGCGGGGGCGAGCTGCCCAATCAGGGACAGCTAAAGGGGGCACAGACGCCGCGCCTCTCCCTAAAGCAGTGGAATACTTACCTGAACGACGGGGAGGTGCGCCTGGGTGAGACCTGGCTGCGGCAGGAGAATAGCGAGCTGCAACAGGCGCACCTGGCTACGCTGGTGTACAACAGTGCCATGGTGCCCCTGCTGGTGGAGCGCGACGATGCGCTTCGAGTTGCCTTAGGGCAAGACCGATGGGAGGTGGGCGATCGCCTGATCTACCTCTGGCATGACTCCAAGCCCAAACTGCTCAAACGACTTGCGGGTGGTATTCAGCCCAGTCGGCTCACCCTAGAAACATTGCCTGTGGTGGAGGCCGTGCCCTCAGCGCCAAAGGATTCTCCAGCAGAAACCGCCATAGCAGCAACATTGATTTCTGAAGGGCCAGTTGCGTCAGATTCTAGATAA
- a CDS encoding precorrin-2 C(20)-methyltransferase — protein sequence MASNPPHVSALGTLTGIGVGPGDPDLITLKALKCLQSANVVAFPQGRSGRPGLAQTIIAPHLDQQQLLPLDFPYIFDPDQLTSAWQQAGDRVWQCLSQGQNVVFACEGDLSFYGTFNYLALSLERRYPAAQITRIPGICSPMAAVSALGLPLTVQSDKLVVLPALYTVNELNAILNWADVVVLLKVGSVYNQIWQLLHQRRLLEHSWVIVNATQPTQIVYRPLTTYPCLELPYFSLMVIRSGANPLP from the coding sequence ATGGCTTCCAACCCACCTCACGTTTCAGCACTGGGTACGCTCACTGGCATAGGCGTTGGCCCTGGAGACCCCGACTTAATCACGCTCAAAGCGCTCAAATGTCTTCAGTCAGCCAATGTTGTAGCCTTTCCCCAGGGGCGAAGCGGTCGACCCGGTTTGGCCCAAACAATCATTGCGCCGCACCTGGATCAGCAACAGCTACTGCCGCTCGATTTTCCCTATATTTTCGACCCAGACCAGCTCACCAGCGCTTGGCAGCAGGCAGGCGATCGCGTTTGGCAGTGTCTCAGCCAAGGCCAAAACGTGGTGTTTGCCTGTGAAGGCGATCTCAGCTTCTACGGCACCTTCAACTACCTGGCCTTGAGCCTGGAGCGCCGGTACCCAGCAGCACAAATCACTCGCATCCCTGGCATTTGCTCACCGATGGCAGCGGTCAGCGCCCTCGGGTTGCCGCTCACGGTGCAGTCAGACAAGCTAGTGGTACTACCTGCTCTTTATACCGTGAATGAGCTGAACGCTATTTTGAACTGGGCTGATGTCGTAGTGCTGCTCAAGGTGGGGTCAGTGTACAACCAGATTTGGCAATTACTACACCAGCGACGTCTCTTGGAGCACAGCTGGGTCATAGTGAACGCCACTCAGCCTACCCAGATCGTCTATCGCCCCCTGACGACCTACCCCTGTCTAGAGTTGCCGTACTTTTCGCTGATGGTCATAAGGTCGGGGGCAAATCCGCTACCCTAG